Proteins encoded by one window of Manihot esculenta cultivar AM560-2 chromosome 10, M.esculenta_v8, whole genome shotgun sequence:
- the LOC110625209 gene encoding uncharacterized protein LOC110625209 isoform X4 has product MLVLACCVAHIVLMMLWMKLLLPFQLHLILLGPSIISTIAFCPTHSGMLATGSYNQTAAIFREDNMELLYVLHGQEGPILKRWQLSLYWSSEDMARGKGKEDARNADRGVLTGTGRGRGRGDPEIVRGRGIITTAPSSVDFRAPTLTPTTPVSYLAPAAPPLAPAADSSNA; this is encoded by the exons ATGCTAGTTCTGGCCTG TTGCGTTGCACATATCGTGCTTATGATGCTGTGGATGAAATTACTGCTGCCTTTTCAATTGCATTTAATCCTGCTGGGACCAA GTATTATATCTACCATTGCCTTTTGCCCAACTCATAGTGGAATGCTAGCTACTGGTTCTTACAACCAGACTGCTGCAATCTTTAGGGAGGACAATATGGAACTCTTGTATGTCTTGCATGGCCAAGAAG GTCCAATTCTCAAAAGATGGCAACTATCTTTATACTGGAGCTCGGAAG ATATGGCCAGGGGTAAAGGTAAAGAAGATGCACGTAATGCTGATCGTGGTGTTTTAACGGGTACAGGTAGAGGCCGAGGTCGAGGTGATCCAGAAATTGTTCGTGGTCGAGGCATTATAACCACTGCACCTTCTTCAGTTGACTTTAGAGCCCCAACACTTACTCCAACAACCCCTGTATCATACTTAGCCCCTGCAGCCCCTCCACTTGCTCCAGCAGCTGATAGCTCAAATGCGTAG
- the LOC110625209 gene encoding telomerase Cajal body protein 1-like isoform X2, producing the protein MRTELRCTYRAYDAVDEITAAFSIAFNPAGTKIFDIHRPGREFEQYSTLQGNKEGQAGIISTIAFCPTHSGMLATGSYNQTAAIFREDNMELLYVLHGQEGPILKRWQLSLYWSSEDMARGKGKEDARNADRGVLTGTGRGRGRGDPEIVRGRGIITTAPSSVDFRAPTLTPTTPVSYLAPAAPPLAPAADSSNA; encoded by the exons ATGAGAACAGAG TTGCGTTGCACATATCGTGCTTATGATGCTGTGGATGAAATTACTGCTGCCTTTTCAATTGCATTTAATCCTGCTGGGACCAA AATATTTGATATACATCGGCCTGGCCGAGAATTTGAACAGTACTCAACACTACAAGGAAATAAAGAGGGGCAAGCAG GTATTATATCTACCATTGCCTTTTGCCCAACTCATAGTGGAATGCTAGCTACTGGTTCTTACAACCAGACTGCTGCAATCTTTAGGGAGGACAATATGGAACTCTTGTATGTCTTGCATGGCCAAGAAG GTCCAATTCTCAAAAGATGGCAACTATCTTTATACTGGAGCTCGGAAG ATATGGCCAGGGGTAAAGGTAAAGAAGATGCACGTAATGCTGATCGTGGTGTTTTAACGGGTACAGGTAGAGGCCGAGGTCGAGGTGATCCAGAAATTGTTCGTGGTCGAGGCATTATAACCACTGCACCTTCTTCAGTTGACTTTAGAGCCCCAACACTTACTCCAACAACCCCTGTATCATACTTAGCCCCTGCAGCCCCTCCACTTGCTCCAGCAGCTGATAGCTCAAATGCGTAG
- the LOC110625209 gene encoding uncharacterized protein LOC110625209 isoform X8: protein MMLWMKLLLPFQLHLILLGPSIISTIAFCPTHSGMLATGSYNQTAAIFREDNMELLYVLHGQEGPILKRWQLSLYWSSEDMARGKGKEDARNADRGVLTGTGRGRGRGDPEIVRGRGIITTAPSSVDFRAPTLTPTTPVSYLAPAAPPLAPAADSSNA from the exons ATGATGCTGTGGATGAAATTACTGCTGCCTTTTCAATTGCATTTAATCCTGCTGGGACCAA GTATTATATCTACCATTGCCTTTTGCCCAACTCATAGTGGAATGCTAGCTACTGGTTCTTACAACCAGACTGCTGCAATCTTTAGGGAGGACAATATGGAACTCTTGTATGTCTTGCATGGCCAAGAAG GTCCAATTCTCAAAAGATGGCAACTATCTTTATACTGGAGCTCGGAAG ATATGGCCAGGGGTAAAGGTAAAGAAGATGCACGTAATGCTGATCGTGGTGTTTTAACGGGTACAGGTAGAGGCCGAGGTCGAGGTGATCCAGAAATTGTTCGTGGTCGAGGCATTATAACCACTGCACCTTCTTCAGTTGACTTTAGAGCCCCAACACTTACTCCAACAACCCCTGTATCATACTTAGCCCCTGCAGCCCCTCCACTTGCTCCAGCAGCTGATAGCTCAAATGCGTAG
- the LOC110625209 gene encoding telomerase Cajal body protein 1-like isoform X7: protein MTASDPVSCVFASTTRDHPIHLWDASSGLLRCTYRAYDAVDEITAAFSIAFNPAGTKIFDIHRPGREFEQYSTLQGNKEGQADMARGKGKEDARNADRGVLTGTGRGRGRGDPEIVRGRGIITTAPSSVDFRAPTLTPTTPVSYLAPAAPPLAPAADSSNA from the exons ATGACTGCTTCAG ACCCTGTTAGTTGTGTGTTTGCTAGCACTACCCGTGACCATCCGATTCACCTTTGGGATGCTAGTTCTGGCCTG TTGCGTTGCACATATCGTGCTTATGATGCTGTGGATGAAATTACTGCTGCCTTTTCAATTGCATTTAATCCTGCTGGGACCAA AATATTTGATATACATCGGCCTGGCCGAGAATTTGAACAGTACTCAACACTACAAGGAAATAAAGAGGGGCAAGCAG ATATGGCCAGGGGTAAAGGTAAAGAAGATGCACGTAATGCTGATCGTGGTGTTTTAACGGGTACAGGTAGAGGCCGAGGTCGAGGTGATCCAGAAATTGTTCGTGGTCGAGGCATTATAACCACTGCACCTTCTTCAGTTGACTTTAGAGCCCCAACACTTACTCCAACAACCCCTGTATCATACTTAGCCCCTGCAGCCCCTCCACTTGCTCCAGCAGCTGATAGCTCAAATGCGTAG
- the LOC110625209 gene encoding telomerase Cajal body protein 1-like isoform X1, which translates to MTASDPVSCVFASTTRDHPIHLWDASSGLLRCTYRAYDAVDEITAAFSIAFNPAGTKIFDIHRPGREFEQYSTLQGNKEGQAGIISTIAFCPTHSGMLATGSYNQTAAIFREDNMELLYVLHGQEGPILKRWQLSLYWSSEDMARGKGKEDARNADRGVLTGTGRGRGRGDPEIVRGRGIITTAPSSVDFRAPTLTPTTPVSYLAPAAPPLAPAADSSNA; encoded by the exons ATGACTGCTTCAG ACCCTGTTAGTTGTGTGTTTGCTAGCACTACCCGTGACCATCCGATTCACCTTTGGGATGCTAGTTCTGGCCTG TTGCGTTGCACATATCGTGCTTATGATGCTGTGGATGAAATTACTGCTGCCTTTTCAATTGCATTTAATCCTGCTGGGACCAA AATATTTGATATACATCGGCCTGGCCGAGAATTTGAACAGTACTCAACACTACAAGGAAATAAAGAGGGGCAAGCAG GTATTATATCTACCATTGCCTTTTGCCCAACTCATAGTGGAATGCTAGCTACTGGTTCTTACAACCAGACTGCTGCAATCTTTAGGGAGGACAATATGGAACTCTTGTATGTCTTGCATGGCCAAGAAG GTCCAATTCTCAAAAGATGGCAACTATCTTTATACTGGAGCTCGGAAG ATATGGCCAGGGGTAAAGGTAAAGAAGATGCACGTAATGCTGATCGTGGTGTTTTAACGGGTACAGGTAGAGGCCGAGGTCGAGGTGATCCAGAAATTGTTCGTGGTCGAGGCATTATAACCACTGCACCTTCTTCAGTTGACTTTAGAGCCCCAACACTTACTCCAACAACCCCTGTATCATACTTAGCCCCTGCAGCCCCTCCACTTGCTCCAGCAGCTGATAGCTCAAATGCGTAG
- the LOC110625209 gene encoding telomerase Cajal body protein 1-like isoform X3 yields MLRCTYRAYDAVDEITAAFSIAFNPAGTKIFDIHRPGREFEQYSTLQGNKEGQAGIISTIAFCPTHSGMLATGSYNQTAAIFREDNMELLYVLHGQEGPILKRWQLSLYWSSEDMARGKGKEDARNADRGVLTGTGRGRGRGDPEIVRGRGIITTAPSSVDFRAPTLTPTTPVSYLAPAAPPLAPAADSSNA; encoded by the exons ATG TTGCGTTGCACATATCGTGCTTATGATGCTGTGGATGAAATTACTGCTGCCTTTTCAATTGCATTTAATCCTGCTGGGACCAA AATATTTGATATACATCGGCCTGGCCGAGAATTTGAACAGTACTCAACACTACAAGGAAATAAAGAGGGGCAAGCAG GTATTATATCTACCATTGCCTTTTGCCCAACTCATAGTGGAATGCTAGCTACTGGTTCTTACAACCAGACTGCTGCAATCTTTAGGGAGGACAATATGGAACTCTTGTATGTCTTGCATGGCCAAGAAG GTCCAATTCTCAAAAGATGGCAACTATCTTTATACTGGAGCTCGGAAG ATATGGCCAGGGGTAAAGGTAAAGAAGATGCACGTAATGCTGATCGTGGTGTTTTAACGGGTACAGGTAGAGGCCGAGGTCGAGGTGATCCAGAAATTGTTCGTGGTCGAGGCATTATAACCACTGCACCTTCTTCAGTTGACTTTAGAGCCCCAACACTTACTCCAACAACCCCTGTATCATACTTAGCCCCTGCAGCCCCTCCACTTGCTCCAGCAGCTGATAGCTCAAATGCGTAG
- the LOC110625209 gene encoding telomerase Cajal body protein 1-like isoform X6, whose protein sequence is MTASDPVSCVFASTTRDHPIHLWDASSGLLRCTYRAYDAVDEITAAFSIAFNPAGTKIFDIHRPGREFEQYSTLQGNKEGQAGIISTIAFCPTHSGMLATGSYNQTAAIFREDNMELLYVLHGQEGGITHVQFSKDGNYLYTGARKIWPGVKVKKMHVMLIVVF, encoded by the exons ATGACTGCTTCAG ACCCTGTTAGTTGTGTGTTTGCTAGCACTACCCGTGACCATCCGATTCACCTTTGGGATGCTAGTTCTGGCCTG TTGCGTTGCACATATCGTGCTTATGATGCTGTGGATGAAATTACTGCTGCCTTTTCAATTGCATTTAATCCTGCTGGGACCAA AATATTTGATATACATCGGCCTGGCCGAGAATTTGAACAGTACTCAACACTACAAGGAAATAAAGAGGGGCAAGCAG GTATTATATCTACCATTGCCTTTTGCCCAACTCATAGTGGAATGCTAGCTACTGGTTCTTACAACCAGACTGCTGCAATCTTTAGGGAGGACAATATGGAACTCTTGTATGTCTTGCATGGCCAAGAAGGTGGGATTACACAT GTCCAATTCTCAAAAGATGGCAACTATCTTTATACTGGAGCTCGGAAG ATATGGCCAGGGGTAAAGGTAAAGAAGATGCACGTAATGCTGATCGTGGTGTTTTAA
- the LOC110625209 gene encoding telomerase Cajal body protein 1-like isoform X5, protein MTASDPVSCVFASTTRDHPIHLWDASSGLLRCTYRAYDAVDEITAAFSIAFNPAGTKIFDIHRPGREFEQYSTLQGNKEGQAGIISTIAFCPTHSGMLATGSYNQTAAIFREDNMELLYVLHGQEGGITHVQFSKDGNYLYTGARKDPYILCWDMRKTVEVVYKYGQG, encoded by the exons ATGACTGCTTCAG ACCCTGTTAGTTGTGTGTTTGCTAGCACTACCCGTGACCATCCGATTCACCTTTGGGATGCTAGTTCTGGCCTG TTGCGTTGCACATATCGTGCTTATGATGCTGTGGATGAAATTACTGCTGCCTTTTCAATTGCATTTAATCCTGCTGGGACCAA AATATTTGATATACATCGGCCTGGCCGAGAATTTGAACAGTACTCAACACTACAAGGAAATAAAGAGGGGCAAGCAG GTATTATATCTACCATTGCCTTTTGCCCAACTCATAGTGGAATGCTAGCTACTGGTTCTTACAACCAGACTGCTGCAATCTTTAGGGAGGACAATATGGAACTCTTGTATGTCTTGCATGGCCAAGAAGGTGGGATTACACAT GTCCAATTCTCAAAAGATGGCAACTATCTTTATACTGGAGCTCGGAAG GATCCATATATACTTTGCTGGGATATGCGGAAAACTGTTGAAGTTGTATACAA ATATGGCCAGGGGTAA
- the LOC110625209 gene encoding telomerase Cajal body protein 1-like isoform X9, with product MTASDPVSCVFASTTRDHPIHLWDASSGLLRCTYRAYDAVDEITAAFSIAFNPAGTKIFDIHRPGREFEQYSTLQGNKEGQAGIISTIAFCPTHSGMLATGSYNQTAAIFREDNMELLYVLHGQEGPILKRWQLSLYWSSEGSIYTLLGYAENC from the exons ATGACTGCTTCAG ACCCTGTTAGTTGTGTGTTTGCTAGCACTACCCGTGACCATCCGATTCACCTTTGGGATGCTAGTTCTGGCCTG TTGCGTTGCACATATCGTGCTTATGATGCTGTGGATGAAATTACTGCTGCCTTTTCAATTGCATTTAATCCTGCTGGGACCAA AATATTTGATATACATCGGCCTGGCCGAGAATTTGAACAGTACTCAACACTACAAGGAAATAAAGAGGGGCAAGCAG GTATTATATCTACCATTGCCTTTTGCCCAACTCATAGTGGAATGCTAGCTACTGGTTCTTACAACCAGACTGCTGCAATCTTTAGGGAGGACAATATGGAACTCTTGTATGTCTTGCATGGCCAAGAAG GTCCAATTCTCAAAAGATGGCAACTATCTTTATACTGGAGCTCGGAAG GATCCATATATACTTTGCTGGGATATGCGGAAAACTGTTGA